In the Populus trichocarpa isolate Nisqually-1 chromosome 1, P.trichocarpa_v4.1, whole genome shotgun sequence genome, one interval contains:
- the LOC18096769 gene encoding 60S ribosomal protein L37a, producing MTKRTKKAGIVGKYGTRYGASLRKQIKKMEVSQHSKFFCEFCGKYAVKRKAVGIWGCKDCGKVKAGGAYTLNTASAVTVRSTIRRLREQTES from the exons ATG ACTAAGAGAACTAAGAAGGCCGGGATTGTTGGAAAATATG GTACCCGTTATGGTGCCAGTCTGCGTAAGCAGATAAAAAAGATGGAGGTTAGTCAGCACAGCAAGTTTTTCTGTGAATTTTGTGGGAAG TATGCTGTGAAGAGGAAGGCTGTTGGGATTTGGGGATGCAAGGACTGTGGGAAAGTCAAAGCAGGTGGTGCCTACACATTGAACACTGCCAGTGCTGTGACAGTGAGGAGCACAATTCGCAGGCTGAGGGAGCAAACTGAGAGCTGA
- the LOC18096768 gene encoding uncharacterized protein LOC18096768, with protein MHQETLVTKQSRRSRGDKGDEGRRHIISSGFTPLFDPSIHKKQRQIQRKTQSQSNPQNQPLLQIQIPPPTSPNPPLLTHQPDFQSYHEQEQTLFSNPSATQQPLISTPHKRLTIMAQSPPSSTSHSPTLSSLHGNPSQSNSHKKTIWNTITIPLTTKLSIKTLAQKVLFHFSHARLLCVHLTVLILIVLPSFYFFLSNHRRLFIINLLFILAFSITLLACLNLVLPRLPSLRLLVARSLPNKFKPTPLPTKATKPVVWSIGSKPKIQNKPYSGSWVQGYSNGDVYEGEFHKGKCSGSGVYYYYMSGRYEGDWVDEKYDGYGVETWAKGSRYRGQYRQGLRHGIGVYRFYTGDVYAGEWCNGQCHGCGIHTCEDGSKYIGEFKWGVKHGLGHYHFRNGDTYSGEYFADKMHGFGVYQFGNGHRYEGAWHEGRRQGLGMYTFRNGETQSGHWQNGILDVSTVENGKPESPNAISHPKVVNAVQEAKRAAEKACDAARIEERVNKTIAYANKAANAARVAAVKAVQRQMHHQNSDDVPTPFV; from the exons ATGCATCAAGAGACACTCGTTACGAAACAAAGCAGAAGAAGCAGAGGAGACAAAGGAGACGAAGGAAGAAGACATATTATCTCTTCTGGTTTCACACCTCTCTTTGATCCTTCAATCCATAAAAAACAACGACAAATCCAAAGGAAAACGCAATCTCAATCAAACCCACAAAACCAACCTCTTCTTCAAATCCAAATCCCACCACCAACATCACCAAACCCACCACTATTGACCCACCAACCTGACTTTCAATCTTACCATGAACAAGAACAAACCTTGTTCAGTAATCCTTCAGCAACACAACAACCCCTTATCTCAACACCCCACAAGAGGCTAACAATTATGGCTCAATCACCACCTTCTTCTACCTCTCACTCCCCTACACTCTCCTCTCTCCATGGCAACCCTAGCCAGTcaaattctcataaaaaaacaatctggaACACTATTACCATCCCACTGACTACTAAATTATCTATCAAGACTCTAGCTCAAAAAGTCCTTTTCCATTTCAGCCATGCTCGTCTGCTTTGTGTACATTTGACGGTTTTGATTCTTATTGTTTTGCCTTCTTTTTACTTCTTTCTATCAAATCATCGTCGCTTGTTTATCATAAATTTGCTTTTCATTCTTGCTTTCTCAATTACCCTTTTAGCATGTCTCAATCTTGTGCTTCCTCGCTTGCCTTCTCTTCGTTTACTTGTAGCTCGTTCATTGCCAAATAAATTCAAGCCAACACCTTTACCTACAAAGGCTACGAAACCTGTGGTTTGGTCAATTGGGTCTAagccaaaaatacaaaacaagcCATATTCAGGGTCATGGGTTCAGGGTTATAGTAATGGTGATGTTTATGAGGGTGAATTTCATAAAGGGAAGTGTTCAGGGAGTGGGGTTTACTACTATTATATGAGTGGGAGATATGAGGGTGATTGGGTAGATGAGAAGTATGATGGCTATGGAGTTGAAACATGGGCTAAAGGGAGCAGATATAGAGGGCAGTATAGGCAGGGTTTAAGGCATGGAATTGGGGTTTATAGGTTTTATACAGGTGATGTTTATGCTGGTGAGTGGTGTAATGGGCAGTGTCATGGGTGTGGTATTCATACTTGCGAGGATGGTAGCAAGTATATTGGGGAGTTCAAGTGGGGTGTCAAGCATGGTCTTGGTCATTACCATTTCAG AAATGGGGACACATATTCTGGGGAATATTTTGCAGATAAGATGCATGGTTTTGGAGTCTATCAGTTTGGAAATGGACATCGGTATGAAGGAGCATGGCATGAGGGAAGGAGGCAAGGGCTTGGCATGTACACTTTCAGAAATGGAGAAACACAATCTGGTCACTGGCAAAATGGGATTCTTGATGTATCCACTGTAGAGAATGGCAAACCTGAGTCTCCAAATGCTATTAGTCATCCTAAAGTTGTTAATGCTGTCCAG GAAGCAAAGCGAGCTGCTGAGAAAGCATGTGATGCAGCAAGGATAGAGGAGAGGGTGAACAAAACTATTGCATATGCTAACAAAGCAGCCAATGCTGCAAGAGTTGCAGCAGTTAAGGCCGTCCAAAGACAAATGCACCACCAGAACAGTGATGATGTACCAACTCCTTTTGTTTAA
- the LOC18096766 gene encoding casein kinase II subunit beta-2 isoform X1: protein MYRERGIGVSKTDVDHRKQRISDVLDKHLDRSSPSSSRPTNGKDLFLFMNKQQPPDHNNIDHLLSKDNNASVVESDTDSEESDVSGSDGDETSWISWFCSLRGNEFFCEVDDDYIQDDFNLCGLSSQVPYYDYALDLILDIESSHGDMFTEEQNELVESAAEMLYGLIHARYILTSKGMTAMLEKYKNYDFGRCPRVCCCGQPCLPVGQSDIPRSSTVKICCPRCDDIYYPRSKYQGNIDGAYFGTTFPHLFLMTHGHLKPQKVVQTYVPRVFGFKLHKP from the exons ATGTACAGAGAGCGAGGGATTGGTGTGTCCAAGACGGACGTCGATCATCGAAAGCAGCGGATTAGCGATGTCCTCGATAAGCATCTCGACCGATCCTCTCCGTCCAGTTCCAGACCCACCAACGGCAAGGATTTGTTTCTTTTCATGAACAAGCAGCAACCGCCTGATCACAACAACATTGACCATCTCCTCTCTAAAGACAACAACGCCTCCGTTG TGGAATCTGACACGGACAGCGAAGAGTCTGATGTTAGTGGTTCCGATGGAGATGAGACGTCGTGGATCTCATGGTTTTGCAGTCTAAGAGGGAATGAATTCTTTTGTGAAGTTGATGATGATTACATACAAGATGATTTTAACCTCTGTGGGTTAAGCAGTCAAGTTCCATACTACGATTATgcccttgatttgattttggatATTGAATCCTCTCATG GTGATATGTTCACAGAGGAACAGAATGAATTGGTTGAATCTGCAGCAGAGATGCTTTATGGATTGATTCATGCTCGATATATATTGACCAGCAAAGGGATGACAGCTATG CTGGAGAAGTACAAAAACTATGACTTTGGAAGATGCCCCAGAGTTTGCTGCTGTGGACAACCTTGCCTTCCAGTTGGTCAATCAGACATTCCTCGGTCAAGCACTGTTAAAATATGCTGCCCCAGATGTGATGATATATACTACCCACGTTCCAAGTATCAAGGCA ACATTGATGGAGCTTATTTTGGAACGACATTTCCTCACCTGTTTTTAATGACTCACGGGCATCTCAAGCCGCAAAAGGTAGTGCAGACCTATGTTCCTAGAGTATTTGGGTTCAAGCTACACAAACCATAA
- the LOC18096766 gene encoding casein kinase II subunit beta-1 isoform X2, whose protein sequence is MYRERGIGVSKTDVDHRKQRISDVLDKHLDRSSPSSSRPTNGKDLFLFMNKQQPPDHNNIDHLLSKDNNASVVESDTDSEESDVSGSDGDETSWISWFCSLRGNEFFCEVDDDYIQDDFNLCGLSSQVPYYDYALDLILDIESSHEEQNELVESAAEMLYGLIHARYILTSKGMTAMLEKYKNYDFGRCPRVCCCGQPCLPVGQSDIPRSSTVKICCPRCDDIYYPRSKYQGNIDGAYFGTTFPHLFLMTHGHLKPQKVVQTYVPRVFGFKLHKP, encoded by the exons ATGTACAGAGAGCGAGGGATTGGTGTGTCCAAGACGGACGTCGATCATCGAAAGCAGCGGATTAGCGATGTCCTCGATAAGCATCTCGACCGATCCTCTCCGTCCAGTTCCAGACCCACCAACGGCAAGGATTTGTTTCTTTTCATGAACAAGCAGCAACCGCCTGATCACAACAACATTGACCATCTCCTCTCTAAAGACAACAACGCCTCCGTTG TGGAATCTGACACGGACAGCGAAGAGTCTGATGTTAGTGGTTCCGATGGAGATGAGACGTCGTGGATCTCATGGTTTTGCAGTCTAAGAGGGAATGAATTCTTTTGTGAAGTTGATGATGATTACATACAAGATGATTTTAACCTCTGTGGGTTAAGCAGTCAAGTTCCATACTACGATTATgcccttgatttgattttggatATTGAATCCTCTCATG AGGAACAGAATGAATTGGTTGAATCTGCAGCAGAGATGCTTTATGGATTGATTCATGCTCGATATATATTGACCAGCAAAGGGATGACAGCTATG CTGGAGAAGTACAAAAACTATGACTTTGGAAGATGCCCCAGAGTTTGCTGCTGTGGACAACCTTGCCTTCCAGTTGGTCAATCAGACATTCCTCGGTCAAGCACTGTTAAAATATGCTGCCCCAGATGTGATGATATATACTACCCACGTTCCAAGTATCAAGGCA ACATTGATGGAGCTTATTTTGGAACGACATTTCCTCACCTGTTTTTAATGACTCACGGGCATCTCAAGCCGCAAAAGGTAGTGCAGACCTATGTTCCTAGAGTATTTGGGTTCAAGCTACACAAACCATAA